From the genome of Mucispirillum schaedleri ASF457:
ACAATATCTGCTCCATAATTTACAGGTTTCACTAAATATGGAGTAGCACATGTGTTATCAACTACAAGCGGCACTTTATGCTTTGAAGCAAGTGCTGCAAACTTTTTAAAATTAGGCACAAACCCTTGCGGATTTGCTATTGATTCTATATATATTGCTTTTGTATTATCATCTATCAGCTTTTCAAAATCATCAATATTATGCGGGTCAGCAAATCTTATTTCTATGCCAAACCTTGTAAACTGGTTTGCAAAAAGAGTATGTGTGCCGCCATAAAGCAGATTAGAAGCAACTATATTATCTCCGCATTTTGCCAAAGAAGCAATAGTCATAAATTCAGCAAACTGACCAGTAGCACATGCAACAGCAGCTACACCGCCTTCTAATGCAGCAGCAGTTTCTTCTAAGTGATTAGTAGTAGGGTTATTAAGCCTTGAATAAATATAGCCTGCAACTGATAAATCAAAAAGGTTTGCAGCATGAGCAGAATCTTTAAACTGATATGCATTTGATAAGTATATGGCAGGGTTAGTAGCCCCTGTTTCATCTTTTTTATATGTGCCGTGAACTGCAATAGTTTCAATGGACAGCTTTTTTTTCATAAATATACCTCATAAGAATTATACTGCTTACCGTAAAAGGCTTTATTATAAAGGCAGGTAGAAAAGAACTAAATATAATAAGAACTTATCTCTCTCCTAAATATGGAGCAAGAATTAGCACCATCTGCTGTTAAAGAAATAGCCGGTTGCTGCAGCTTCAAAGGGCCTGTCCCTCCACCGCTCACGATAAGGTATAGAATAGTATAAGATAAAATGCTTATATGTCAAGTATTTTGTTACAATTATTAAATATTGCAAAAAGATGAAAAATAATATAGATATAGTTAAAAAATTTAAAGGTGATGTATGCGGACAATTTTAATTGCAGCAGTTATTGCAGTATTAGCGGGAATAATTTATCAAAAAGTTATTGAAGAAAATATCAGCATGAAAGAGCTGGCAGGTTATGTATTTGGCACTGCATCTAAAATGATAGATGAAGCATCAAAAGCGGCGAGTGGAAAAGACTTAAATGGTGTGGAAAAAAGTATAAATGAAATAACAGCAAGTGCAGGTGCAATTTTGCAGGAAACAAGAGATAATTTTATAAAAGAAAAACTACCTGAAATGATAAATATAGATATGCAGGAAGTATTGCAGAATGTAACATGCGATAAAGCATTATTAATGTATAATGATTATATATCTGGCAGCAGTTCAGCTAAGGACGGCGAAGAAAATATTTATACAATGCTTAGCCTTATGCGGCAGAAAGGGCAGGATGATAAAGAATTAAAAAAATCTATCATAAGCCTTTTTTGTGATGATAAAAATTAAGCTGTTTTATCCAAATCCCTAATTATTGGTCGGATTTCTTTATTGATTTTTTTCATATTAAGAAAAAGATAAAAAGAAGCAAGCATCATTATAAAGCACCATATAAGCATAGTTGCCTGTGGTGGCATATGTTCCGTAATAGAGCCGGCTAGAAAACAGCCGATAGGTCCAAGCCCTAAATTAACAATAGTATATATACTTATAACTCTGCTTCTCATTTCTACTGATGATATAGTCTGAAAAAGTGTGTTTGCTGCTATAAAAGTTGCTACAAGCCCAAGCCCTGCAGGGATAACTGTAATCATAGAAAGAGCAGGGTATGGCGATATGGCAAACACAGCTAAACTTAAAGAGTATAAAAGGCTTACTTTAATCACAGGTTTTGGCATAGCTTCAAGCCTCATAATTGATGCCACAGAGAAAGCACCTATTATTGCTCCAAATCCAAAAAGCCCCATTAAAAGCCCTAAAAGTCTTGAATTTCCGTGAAGAATATCTTTTGCAAATATTGGAAACATGACAGTATATGAATAAGAAAACAGACCAAAAACAGCCAAAAATATAAACATAGTTTTAAGTGCATAAAAGTTTTTAACATATTTTAAGCCGTCTGCTACATCTTTTATCATATTATGTTTTTTATTATCATGGGGCATTTCATTAAATTTTATGCGGTAAAGCACAAACAAAACAGGCAGGTATAGTATGGCTGTTAGTAAAAAACAAAGCCCTTCTCCCGCATAATATACAATAAAACCTGCAATAGATGGCCCTATAAGCCGAGATAAATTAAATGTCATAGACTGCAAAGCAAGGGCACTTTTTAAAGTTTTTCTGCTTTTCACCATTAAAAGAATAGATGACTGCCTTGCAGGCATATCTATTGCTGAAACTATACCAAGATACAGGCTTAAAGCCATAATAAAATAATAGTTTATTATATTTGTAAAAACAAGCACTGCCATAATAACAGCATGGAGCATTGTAAGAAACTGAGTAAGCATTAAAGTTTTTCTTTTATCATGCTGTTCAAGATATGCACCAGCTAAAAGCCCTACAATGAAAATAGGTGCATTAGCTAAAAGCTCAATAAACCCTAGTTTTAAAGGGGATTCTGTCAGCCTGTAAACAAGCCATGAATTTGCAAGTTTCTGCACCCATACACCAGTCATAGCAGCAGACTGACCAGCAAGAAATATTGTGAAATCTTTTGATTTAAGGGCAGAAAATGTGTCTGGGTCCAGCCTGAAAGGAAGTCTTAAATGAAGGTGCATATTATTTATCTCTCATAATACATTTATTCATTCTATCAGGCTCTGGGCTGCATTTATAAAGTGAGCATTCATTTAGAGAGTATGATTTGTATTTTAATATATCATATATTAAATATCTGCTGCTGTTGTTATTTTTATTCCCAGCTTGAATTAACTTCCAGTATTTTACTTCACTATTATTACACACTAATATACGGGAGCCATAAAGAGTGGCTTCATCAAGAGTAAGTGCAGAAATATTTAATGGCATAAGAGATAAAACCAGCAGTAAAATCAATTTATTCATAATAATAATATGATATATATAAAAAACAAAATTATCAATAATATTATAATCATTTAGTGTAAAATCTAAAAACGATTGCAAGAGTTTAAGCATTGTTTTAAGTTCTCATAAAAAATATCATTAGCCTAGAGCCTATGTTAATAATATTAGAAAGTGGCAGTGATATATTAATACTACTAATATGTATTGTTTTAACTATAATATATAACTAATTACCATGTTGAAGTTATGCTTTCATTTATACTTGTTTATGCAGGTTATATTGTGCTGGCATTTTATAAGGAAAATTTTATATAAAGCAGAGTGAAAATTGTGTATATAAAATATGGAAAAAATATTTTATAGTTTTTATTGTGTATAAGTTTTAATAATCAGCCTTTAAGAATATTTAACTATTCTTAATTAGTGTGGCTTTATATTTAATTATATCTTTTTCCTTGCACCTGATTAAATAAAGTATATAATAATGGTATGAGAAAAATTGTATATATATTATTTTTAGTTTTGTTATCAGTAAATTTGTATGCACAGAATATTGGTGGTCCTATTGTGCGAGGTGTGGAGCCAAAAGAGCCAGCAGTGCTTGGCGACCCAAAACTTTTAGACCCATTTAATAATCCAGATGAAGTAGATGAGCCTTATATAGAAGACCCAGATATGACTAGAATGGAGCTGCCCTTTAAAGAGCCTGAAATATTATTTGACAGGGAGCTGCAGGATGAAATGCTTCAAAGATATTATGAAAAAGAGCCTGAAGCCCCCCTTTTATTTGAGCCAGATTTAAGGTATAAAGACCCAATGGCGAAAGAGCCTGAGCCTTTAATAGTTGTGCCTGATGAAAGAAATATTGGCAAGTGCCCTAAAGGGCTTAAATGCAATTAATGTGCAGGGCTTATACCCAGCCCTATAAGCATCATTTTAACACCCATTGCCACGATAAATACCTGCATAATTCGTGCTGTTACAAAAAGGACCAGTTTACCAAGCACTCTTTCTAAAAATGAAGTAAAGTAGAAAAGCACAGACATAAATAAGAATGCTGCAAATATTCCTGCAACAGTGTTTTTCATACCGCCTTCTGCTGCCATAACTACTAATGTAGACAGTGTTCCCGGACCTATAAGCATTGGAAAAGCCATAGGGATAATAGAGCGTCTTATCAGCTCTTCTTCGCTCATATCCTGATATTGAGAAAAATCTTTTACAGTGCCCGGAAAAAGCAGATTTTTTATACCCATA
Proteins encoded in this window:
- a CDS encoding MarC family protein → MFTNIESAIYAVFLAAIAIIAVMNPFGNLPQFISMTDGMPVKTRQHLFRNIIITAFVIVMIFLFAGPVVMEYMFRISLNELRIAGGIILVVMGIKNLLFPGTVKDFSQYQDMSEEELIRRSIIPMAFPMLIGPGTLSTLVVMAAEGGMKNTVAGIFAAFLFMSVLFYFTSFLERVLGKLVLFVTARIMQVFIVAMGVKMMLIGLGISPAH
- a CDS encoding MFS transporter, which translates into the protein MHLHLRLPFRLDPDTFSALKSKDFTIFLAGQSAAMTGVWVQKLANSWLVYRLTESPLKLGFIELLANAPIFIVGLLAGAYLEQHDKRKTLMLTQFLTMLHAVIMAVLVFTNIINYYFIMALSLYLGIVSAIDMPARQSSILLMVKSRKTLKSALALQSMTFNLSRLIGPSIAGFIVYYAGEGLCFLLTAILYLPVLFVLYRIKFNEMPHDNKKHNMIKDVADGLKYVKNFYALKTMFIFLAVFGLFSYSYTVMFPIFAKDILHGNSRLLGLLMGLFGFGAIIGAFSVASIMRLEAMPKPVIKVSLLYSLSLAVFAISPYPALSMITVIPAGLGLVATFIAANTLFQTISSVEMRSRVISIYTIVNLGLGPIGCFLAGSITEHMPPQATMLIWCFIMMLASFYLFLNMKKINKEIRPIIRDLDKTA